In Carnobacterium sp. CP1, the following are encoded in one genomic region:
- a CDS encoding ABC transporter ATP-binding protein, whose product MKNAGSSKMQARKAKNFWGTLKRLLGYMSNRLFAIALVFVLAIVATVLQTKTPKILGEATTEIFKGVMAGAKMQQAGQVVDKLPIDFDVIKNVLITVAILYVLSAVFQYFQQFTMTRVAQRTVYDLRKELKDKMNKVPMSYYDTHSNGDIMSRAVNDMDNIANTLQQTLTQFVNSFVLFFAVLYMMLSISWQMTLIAFITVPLSVLVISLIAPRSQKLFAAQQKKLGLLNDQIEETYAGHVIVKTYNREEAEIELFEKQNEELYQSSWKAQFFSGFVMPLMNFVKNLGYLLVAVVGGIKVANGGMTLGDVQAFLQYTNQFSQPMSQMANLVNTIQATIASAERVFEVLDEEEMTEEKSNVTPIPNSPYKISFDHVKFGYGDDNEELLMKDFNLNVKEGQMVAIVGPTGAGKSTLINLLERFYDVKGGSIKLDGVDTRDMTREELRSHFSMVLQDTWLFNGTILDNIKYGSEKYGKDESRVSAATKAAHVDDFVHTLPLGYDTILNEEASNISLGQRQLITIARAFLVDPEILILDEATSSVDTRTEVLIQKAMRKLLQGRTSFVVAHRLSTIRDADNIIVMNEGDVMETGTHDELMAKGGFYADLYNSQFAEQPAI is encoded by the coding sequence ATGAAAAACGCAGGCTCATCAAAAATGCAGGCACGTAAAGCTAAAAACTTTTGGGGAACACTAAAAAGATTGCTCGGCTATATGTCGAATCGCTTGTTCGCGATTGCTTTAGTATTTGTCTTAGCGATCGTAGCGACTGTTTTACAAACCAAAACACCGAAAATTTTAGGGGAAGCAACGACTGAAATTTTCAAAGGGGTTATGGCTGGAGCTAAAATGCAACAAGCCGGCCAGGTTGTTGACAAGCTGCCCATTGACTTTGATGTGATTAAAAATGTTTTAATAACCGTAGCCATTTTGTACGTTTTATCTGCAGTATTCCAATATTTCCAACAGTTCACGATGACGCGTGTAGCTCAAAGAACGGTTTACGATTTGCGGAAAGAATTAAAAGATAAAATGAATAAAGTACCCATGAGTTATTATGACACACACTCAAACGGAGACATCATGTCACGTGCCGTTAATGATATGGATAACATTGCTAACACATTGCAACAAACTTTAACCCAATTCGTTAATAGTTTTGTATTGTTCTTTGCTGTTTTATATATGATGCTCAGCATCAGCTGGCAAATGACATTGATCGCGTTTATAACAGTCCCATTAAGCGTACTAGTCATTAGTTTAATAGCACCACGATCTCAAAAACTTTTTGCTGCACAACAAAAAAAATTAGGCTTATTAAATGACCAAATTGAAGAAACTTATGCCGGTCATGTTATTGTTAAAACGTACAACCGTGAAGAAGCAGAAATTGAACTGTTTGAAAAACAAAATGAAGAATTATACCAATCTTCATGGAAAGCTCAATTCTTCTCAGGATTTGTTATGCCTTTAATGAACTTTGTTAAAAACTTAGGTTACTTGCTAGTTGCTGTAGTTGGGGGAATTAAGGTTGCCAATGGCGGAATGACACTAGGTGACGTTCAAGCTTTTCTACAATACACCAATCAATTCAGCCAACCCATGAGCCAAATGGCAAACTTGGTAAATACGATCCAAGCTACGATTGCTTCTGCTGAACGGGTTTTTGAAGTGCTGGATGAAGAAGAAATGACAGAAGAAAAATCTAATGTCACTCCTATTCCAAACTCGCCCTATAAGATTTCCTTTGACCATGTTAAATTTGGTTATGGCGATGACAATGAAGAATTGTTGATGAAAGACTTCAATTTGAATGTCAAAGAAGGCCAAATGGTTGCTATCGTTGGACCAACAGGTGCGGGTAAATCGACCTTGATCAACTTGCTAGAACGTTTTTACGATGTTAAAGGCGGAAGTATCAAGTTGGACGGTGTGGATACCAGAGATATGACGCGCGAGGAATTGCGTTCACATTTCAGTATGGTATTGCAAGATACATGGTTATTTAATGGAACGATTCTTGATAATATCAAATACGGTAGTGAAAAGTATGGAAAAGACGAATCTCGTGTTTCTGCAGCAACGAAAGCTGCTCATGTGGATGACTTTGTTCATACATTGCCGCTTGGTTACGATACTATCTTGAATGAAGAAGCCAGCAACATCTCACTTGGACAACGTCAATTGATCACCATTGCTCGGGCTTTCTTAGTTGATCCAGAGATATTGATTCTAGACGAAGCTACTTCAAGTGTAGATACACGAACAGAAGTCTTGATTCAAAAAGCAATGCGTAAATTATTACAAGGTAGAACAAGCTTTGTTGTCGCTCACCGTTTATCAACGATTCGCGATGCAGATAACATTATTGTCATGAATGAAGGAGACGTAATGGAAACCGGCACACACGATGAATTGATGGCAAAAGGCGGTTTCTACGCAGACTTATATAATAGTCAGTTTGCTGAACAACCAGCTATCTAA
- a CDS encoding ABC transporter ATP-binding protein: MMKLAKRMNGLAVFGAILFMVIQVIGDLYLPTLTADIIDNGVATGDVDYIISVGIKMLGFSLLSVAAATANVYLASRQSQLLGKNVRSSIFKKVSYFSNDAIDELGTSSLITRTTNDVVQVQMVAMMALRMMIMAPIMLTGAGVMAYNREPKLASIFLYVLPILAIFMVAIMYFAVPYFKKMQSKTDRLNLVFREGLTGIRVIRAFNRNDSEIKRFDAANKDFADTSIKANTIMSFMMPVMTLIISATNISIIWFGGHYIGDGLMEVGNLITFMTYAMQILMSFMMLSMIFIFIPRAQVSAARINEVLETESSVKDPEKPVKVQMADKGTLEFDHVDFRYTGAEQLALEDIDFKGNKGEMVAVIGGTGSGKSTLANLIARFYDIESGSIRINNVDIRDMNQKDLRSLIGYAPQKAVLFTGTIRSNMQYGKPDATDEEIWHALEVAQAKDFVSELPDGLDSNVEQGGGNFSGGQKQRLSIARALVSKADILVFDDSFSALDFKTDAALRNALVPETKDSVVMVIAQRISTVMNADTILVMDGGRIVGKGTHEELKETNATYQEIMNSQMREEEI; the protein is encoded by the coding sequence ATGATGAAATTAGCTAAACGCATGAACGGTCTTGCGGTATTTGGAGCAATCCTGTTTATGGTCATTCAAGTTATCGGCGATTTATACTTGCCAACTTTAACAGCAGACATTATCGATAACGGAGTAGCGACAGGAGATGTTGACTACATTATTTCAGTCGGTATCAAAATGCTCGGGTTTTCTTTATTAAGTGTGGCGGCAGCGACGGCTAATGTTTACTTGGCTTCACGTCAGTCTCAGTTGCTAGGAAAAAATGTTCGAAGCAGTATTTTTAAGAAAGTATCGTATTTTTCAAATGATGCGATCGATGAGTTAGGAACGTCTTCATTGATCACCAGAACAACGAATGACGTTGTACAAGTTCAAATGGTAGCGATGATGGCTTTAAGAATGATGATCATGGCTCCGATCATGTTAACAGGAGCAGGAGTGATGGCTTACAACCGTGAGCCTAAACTAGCCAGTATTTTTCTTTATGTTCTTCCTATTCTAGCAATATTTATGGTTGCGATTATGTACTTTGCTGTTCCTTACTTTAAGAAAATGCAAAGCAAAACGGACCGGTTGAACTTAGTGTTCCGTGAAGGATTGACTGGTATTCGCGTTATCCGTGCGTTTAACCGTAACGATTCAGAAATCAAACGTTTTGATGCAGCCAATAAAGATTTTGCAGATACTTCGATCAAAGCTAATACAATCATGAGTTTCATGATGCCGGTTATGACGTTGATCATTAGTGCAACCAACATTTCAATTATCTGGTTTGGCGGACATTACATTGGCGATGGCTTGATGGAAGTAGGAAACTTGATTACATTTATGACTTATGCTATGCAGATTCTTATGAGCTTTATGATGTTATCAATGATTTTCATTTTCATTCCCAGAGCACAAGTATCTGCAGCTCGGATAAATGAAGTCTTAGAAACAGAAAGTTCTGTTAAAGACCCAGAAAAACCTGTTAAAGTTCAAATGGCTGATAAAGGAACATTAGAATTTGACCATGTTGATTTTCGTTACACAGGCGCCGAACAACTAGCCCTAGAAGACATTGACTTCAAAGGAAATAAAGGCGAAATGGTGGCTGTTATCGGTGGAACAGGTTCGGGTAAATCTACTCTAGCTAACTTGATTGCGCGTTTTTATGATATTGAATCTGGCAGCATTCGTATCAATAATGTTGATATTCGTGATATGAATCAAAAGGATTTACGCAGTCTGATTGGTTATGCTCCACAAAAAGCAGTGTTGTTTACAGGAACGATCCGTTCAAATATGCAATACGGTAAACCTGATGCAACCGACGAAGAAATTTGGCATGCATTAGAAGTAGCGCAAGCTAAAGACTTTGTATCAGAATTGCCAGATGGCTTAGACAGCAATGTGGAACAAGGAGGAGGCAACTTCTCAGGTGGACAAAAACAACGCTTAAGCATCGCACGTGCGCTTGTTTCTAAAGCCGATATTTTAGTGTTTGATGATTCGTTCTCAGCATTAGACTTTAAAACAGACGCTGCTTTAAGAAATGCTTTAGTGCCTGAAACGAAAGATTCTGTCGTGATGGTCATCGCTCAACGGATCAGTACCGTTATGAACGCCGATACTATCTTAGTAATGGATGGCGGGCGAATCGTTGGTAAAGGAACACACGAAGAATTAAAAGAAACGAATGCAACTTATCAAGAAATCATGAACTCTCAAATGAGAGAGGAGGAAATTTAA
- a CDS encoding TetR/AcrR family transcriptional regulator, with protein MPTKTYFNLSEGKKSRLLAAAAAEFSRVPLNEASINNIIKKADISRGSFYQYFEDKEDLYYYYLSLLKQDTQEMLFDSFKEAEGNLFDGYRIFFPKTLALIMDEEHVEFFKHLFLHMDYRTTKEVTPESVRHCGQKKNFHKEKLKEYINIEGMKLEKEEDFPMLIKLVMSMLFNTIGEGFYKQYSQEETILIFNKKLKWIEQGVKKD; from the coding sequence GTGCCAACAAAAACTTATTTTAATCTATCGGAAGGCAAGAAAAGCCGCTTATTAGCAGCAGCAGCAGCAGAGTTTTCTCGAGTTCCTTTAAACGAAGCATCCATCAATAACATTATCAAAAAAGCAGATATTTCACGGGGCAGTTTTTATCAGTACTTTGAAGATAAAGAAGATCTGTACTATTATTATCTGAGTTTATTGAAACAAGATACGCAAGAGATGTTGTTCGACAGCTTCAAGGAAGCGGAAGGCAATCTGTTTGACGGTTATCGCATCTTTTTCCCAAAAACACTCGCTTTGATCATGGACGAAGAACATGTTGAATTTTTTAAGCATTTATTCTTACACATGGATTATCGAACCACTAAAGAAGTTACTCCTGAATCTGTTAGACATTGTGGTCAGAAAAAAAATTTCCACAAAGAAAAACTAAAGGAATACATCAATATCGAGGGAATGAAATTGGAGAAAGAAGAAGATTTTCCTATGCTGATTAAGTTAGTGATGTCTATGTTATTCAATACGATTGGAGAAGGCTTTTACAAACAATATTCGCAAGAAGAAACCATTTTAATATTTAATAAAAAGTTGAAATGGATCGAACAAGGTGTTAAAAAAGATTGA
- a CDS encoding FMN-dependent NADH-azoreductase: MTKLLIVRAHPLTGEVSRSMKVTDAFVESYKKKNPDHVIEDTNLYDMAVPEIDRNLLDAWAALGSGTPFDKLSEVQQEKVTLFGNYTDNFLTADKVVVANPLWNLNVPARLKAWVDTINVSGKTFKYNELGQPIGLAADKKVLHIQASGGTYAGQDPASIYIKTIFNFIGVSDFHELFVEGMDFAPEDAPKIVADAVAEATALGQTF; this comes from the coding sequence ATGACTAAATTACTAATTGTTAGGGCCCATCCATTAACCGGTGAGGTTTCACGTTCAATGAAAGTAACGGATGCTTTTGTTGAATCTTATAAAAAGAAAAATCCTGATCATGTTATAGAGGATACTAATTTATACGATATGGCTGTACCGGAAATTGACCGCAACTTGCTTGACGCTTGGGCTGCTCTTGGTTCTGGCACTCCATTTGATAAATTATCAGAAGTTCAACAGGAAAAAGTTACTTTATTCGGCAATTATACAGATAATTTTTTAACTGCCGATAAAGTCGTCGTAGCTAATCCTTTATGGAACTTAAATGTGCCAGCCCGGTTAAAAGCCTGGGTAGATACAATCAACGTTTCTGGGAAAACCTTTAAATACAATGAGTTGGGCCAACCAATCGGTCTGGCTGCAGATAAAAAAGTTTTGCACATTCAAGCCAGCGGCGGTACTTATGCCGGTCAAGATCCTGCCAGTATCTACATCAAAACTATTTTTAATTTTATTGGCGTTTCCGATTTTCATGAACTATTCGTAGAAGGAATGGATTTTGCTCCAGAAGACGCTCCAAAAATCGTTGCTGACGCAGTAGCAGAAGCAACAGCTTTAGGCCAAACCTTTTAA
- a CDS encoding AI-2E family transporter: MEQEQEKVKVKTVATWFWRWFLNNKVVTILLVSLLILLNILVFSKITYVFDPLKGFIEVIGLPLLMAGILYYLVNPLVDWIEMKKVPRVGGILIIFVVIIALVVWGVTTLIPIIQEQTLSIIKNWPQYWESVVIQADALVRSDVFSQFQEQLTDINQNIMSSISKQATNVVNSTVSGIGSVVGAVTNVFIALITMPFILFYLLKDGRDLPYHMMKFIPTKMRLNTYNLLSQINTQISQYIRGQLLVAFFVALMFWIGFAIVGLEYAVTLAVMAGFLNLIPYLGSFLAMVPVVIIAFVASPVMLAKVLIVFAIEQMIEGRVIQPQILGSNLDIHPVTIIVVLLTSGKLFGIPGVILGIPGYAVLKVIFEHFFQWYQQHSGLYEHDYNPAYEPSLPIEKRKHFKRKKKKK; this comes from the coding sequence ATGGAACAAGAACAAGAAAAAGTCAAAGTCAAAACTGTTGCTACTTGGTTTTGGAGATGGTTTTTAAATAACAAAGTGGTGACTATTTTATTGGTCTCATTGTTGATATTGCTGAATATATTGGTTTTTTCAAAGATCACTTATGTCTTTGATCCCCTTAAAGGTTTTATTGAGGTGATCGGATTGCCTCTTCTAATGGCTGGTATTTTGTATTATTTAGTAAATCCATTGGTTGATTGGATAGAAATGAAAAAAGTTCCACGGGTTGGCGGTATTCTGATTATTTTTGTAGTGATTATTGCTTTGGTTGTTTGGGGCGTGACTACCTTGATCCCGATTATTCAAGAACAAACCTTGAGTATCATCAAAAACTGGCCGCAGTACTGGGAAAGTGTTGTCATCCAAGCCGATGCGTTAGTAAGAAGCGATGTTTTTTCTCAGTTCCAAGAACAACTGACAGATATCAATCAAAACATTATGTCGTCTATTTCTAAACAGGCAACAAATGTAGTGAATTCTACTGTTTCTGGTATAGGAAGCGTGGTAGGAGCTGTAACGAACGTTTTTATAGCGTTGATCACTATGCCGTTCATCTTATTCTACTTATTAAAGGACGGCCGCGATTTGCCGTATCATATGATGAAGTTTATCCCAACAAAAATGCGGTTAAACACCTATAATTTATTAAGCCAAATCAATACACAAATCAGTCAATACATTCGGGGACAACTGCTAGTCGCATTTTTTGTGGCTCTTATGTTTTGGATTGGATTCGCTATTGTGGGTCTTGAATATGCGGTAACATTGGCTGTTATGGCAGGTTTTTTGAATTTGATTCCTTATTTAGGTTCATTTCTGGCGATGGTGCCCGTCGTGATCATCGCATTTGTCGCCTCACCTGTGATGTTAGCAAAAGTTTTGATCGTTTTTGCTATTGAACAGATGATTGAAGGACGAGTTATTCAACCTCAAATTTTAGGCAGCAACTTAGACATTCACCCAGTAACCATTATTGTGGTGTTGTTAACTTCAGGAAAATTGTTCGGTATTCCCGGAGTGATTCTAGGGATTCCTGGATATGCAGTCTTAAAAGTTATTTTTGAGCATTTCTTCCAATGGTACCAACAACATTCCGGCTTATATGAACACGATTATAATCCGGCCTATGAGCCAAGTCTTCCGATTGAAAAAAGGAAGCACTTTAAACGGAAAAAAAAGAAAAAATAA
- a CDS encoding PTS glucitol/sorbitol transporter subunit IIA, which translates to MDRMLVGKITAIGEHAITQKDPIIILFGEQATEDLRTVSIIQSFEKDKERVDLKPGQTITFDEQVYTILEVGALANENLNTIGHVTLNFSEVPEEDKLASGIYLEPFTLPKVAVGTTIHYAK; encoded by the coding sequence ATGGATAGGATGTTAGTTGGAAAAATCACCGCCATTGGCGAACACGCAATCACTCAGAAAGACCCTATTATTATTTTATTTGGAGAACAAGCAACGGAGGATCTTCGAACGGTTTCTATTATTCAGTCTTTTGAAAAAGATAAAGAGAGAGTGGACTTAAAACCAGGTCAAACCATTACATTTGATGAACAAGTTTATACTATTTTAGAAGTAGGCGCTTTAGCCAATGAAAATCTAAATACGATCGGTCACGTAACTTTAAACTTCTCTGAAGTTCCTGAGGAAGATAAATTAGCAAGCGGGATCTACTTAGAACCGTTTACTTTGCCAAAAGTAGCGGTTGGTACTACTATTCATTACGCAAAATAA
- a CDS encoding CDP-glycerol glycerophosphotransferase family protein — MSSSKDIQSEEIIEQQLKTIKHPSFSIRKEGDTIMTTLSLSKEQTPSLKEFYILHRETGTRYPFLAEKTGESTYRFTVSIREFIRQNTSKNPKEHFEFYFVIQYLVNDEWIQKEEPLSLDLFDHFDSFGLSQFKDEDNNIYPYFSRKTHGFCFTVNVPVRSIRYIHASQINKVEIQKGHLHVAGELITTAIAINRVDTIMVGRKSGTQRTIHSNHQLNRLENGTHHYFYDYEIDVALDDFAKELFIDNIGDEDFDFYFEVYLNGLFDPTVVRIAHPQDLKSRKIYKDYAVAYGKWVYLFAPNFTEQYNGLTLAATKYAKEVYEYYREIQPFARLIKPFYTDRKIWIIGEKPMEARNNGWYYFRYLRETYPELDVYYVLDPDSPDYEKVCALGEDHVLPFKSKKYIRTLLMAQIILTSEAPYHIYPTRNPLWIDTIGAKRVLLQNNVLGLQPVKASLGFDTKQFETDLVLVSSKNEKRYAIETLDYPEQQVAITGLARFDTLLEEKEGALNTHQLLIFPTEQETGLHYQTEAIDRTAKRFLSLLDNPDFKRFSAERDLQVVVALPHAMLRYLSDFSALNCQVLLQEYVDVLQLVKESSIFITDSDPLAFDFSFLTKPVYFYQPEVALSDTTSPIAPREIYLNELPGEITSNEENLIYLLEQLGKPPFKLNRKNRKKADALIEYRDTQSNERIYAAVMKLLNSRNATT; from the coding sequence ATGTCATCCAGCAAAGACATCCAATCTGAAGAAATCATTGAGCAACAACTTAAAACGATTAAACACCCTTCTTTTTCAATACGCAAAGAAGGCGATACAATTATGACCACTCTTTCCCTTTCGAAAGAGCAAACGCCCAGCTTAAAGGAATTCTATATCCTGCATAGAGAAACAGGGACTCGTTACCCTTTTTTAGCTGAGAAAACAGGCGAATCGACCTACCGTTTTACAGTTTCTATCCGCGAATTTATTCGCCAAAACACTTCAAAAAATCCAAAAGAACATTTTGAGTTTTATTTCGTTATCCAATATTTGGTGAATGACGAGTGGATTCAAAAAGAAGAACCGCTTTCGCTTGATTTATTTGATCATTTTGATTCGTTTGGTTTATCGCAATTTAAGGATGAAGACAATAATATTTATCCTTATTTCAGCCGCAAGACCCATGGCTTTTGTTTTACAGTAAATGTCCCTGTGCGCAGCATTCGTTATATCCATGCTAGTCAAATCAATAAAGTTGAAATCCAAAAAGGCCACTTACACGTTGCTGGCGAACTTATCACGACAGCGATAGCCATTAACCGCGTTGATACGATTATGGTGGGCCGCAAATCAGGTACTCAACGCACCATCCATTCCAATCATCAATTGAATCGCTTGGAAAACGGAACTCATCATTACTTTTACGACTATGAGATCGACGTTGCGTTAGATGACTTTGCCAAGGAATTATTTATTGACAACATTGGCGATGAAGATTTCGACTTTTACTTTGAAGTTTACTTAAATGGTCTGTTTGATCCAACTGTGGTACGCATAGCACACCCACAAGATTTAAAGTCTCGTAAGATTTATAAAGACTACGCTGTTGCATATGGCAAATGGGTTTATCTCTTTGCGCCTAACTTTACTGAACAGTATAACGGGTTAACCTTAGCTGCAACAAAGTACGCTAAAGAGGTTTATGAATATTATCGAGAGATCCAACCGTTTGCTCGTTTAATAAAACCTTTCTATACCGACCGAAAGATTTGGATCATCGGCGAAAAACCAATGGAAGCCCGCAATAACGGCTGGTACTACTTCCGTTACTTACGCGAAACCTATCCTGAACTAGACGTTTATTACGTTCTTGATCCAGATTCGCCTGATTATGAAAAAGTATGCGCTCTAGGGGAAGATCATGTCTTGCCCTTTAAATCGAAGAAATACATCCGAACATTATTGATGGCTCAAATCATTTTGACCTCTGAAGCGCCTTACCACATTTATCCAACGCGCAACCCGCTATGGATAGATACCATCGGTGCTAAACGCGTTCTTTTACAAAATAATGTTTTAGGACTGCAGCCAGTTAAAGCCTCTCTTGGTTTTGACACAAAGCAATTCGAGACAGACCTAGTACTTGTTAGTTCCAAAAACGAAAAGCGTTATGCTATTGAAACGCTGGATTATCCTGAACAGCAAGTAGCCATCACTGGTTTAGCTCGCTTTGATACTCTTTTAGAAGAAAAAGAAGGTGCTTTAAACACTCATCAACTTTTGATTTTCCCGACGGAACAAGAAACTGGACTGCATTATCAAACGGAAGCAATCGACCGAACGGCCAAGCGTTTTCTTAGTCTGTTAGACAACCCTGACTTTAAACGATTTAGTGCAGAACGCGATTTACAAGTGGTGGTCGCTTTGCCGCATGCCATGTTGCGTTACTTGAGCGACTTCTCTGCCTTAAATTGTCAGGTTCTGCTGCAAGAATATGTTGATGTTTTGCAGTTAGTCAAAGAAAGCAGCATTTTTATAACCGATTCTGATCCGCTTGCTTTTGATTTCAGTTTTTTAACGAAACCTGTTTATTTTTATCAGCCAGAGGTGGCTTTATCAGACACGACCAGCCCTATCGCTCCTCGTGAAATTTACTTAAATGAACTGCCGGGTGAGATCACTTCAAATGAAGAAAATCTTATTTATCTTCTAGAACAACTCGGTAAACCTCCTTTCAAACTGAATCGGAAAAATCGGAAAAAAGCCGATGCTTTGATCGAATACCGCGATACTCAATCGAACGAACGGATCTATGCAGCGGTTATGAAGCTGCTAAACTCGCGAAATGCAACGACCTAA
- a CDS encoding lactonase family protein has translation MKETIFLGTYTKRESKGIYQIQLDTEKKELTNLHFIARADSPTYLALSGNKEILYAISKENGEGGLVSFKKNERDEFVPVDAVTAEGAPPCYVSVDDDRSFVYTANYHKGEIAVLKTDAAGHLTLLDTVKHTGSSIHENQQSPHAHYSDLTPDGTYLVACDLGTDAVYTYAISEKGKLTEVSRFDTAPGAGPRHLVFHPNGKFAYIFAELSSEIITVSYEPETGAFSHIQTLSTIPVEYTGFNGGAAIRISNDGRFVYASNRGHDSIAVFAVSTEDGSLKLIERVPSEGQIPRDFDLDPSGKFAVVAHQDSDNLTLFERNEESGKLTLIQKDVYAPECVCVFFE, from the coding sequence ATGAAAGAAACTATCTTTTTAGGAACCTATACTAAACGCGAAAGCAAAGGAATTTATCAAATCCAATTGGATACTGAAAAAAAAGAACTGACAAACTTACATTTTATTGCTAGAGCTGACAGCCCTACTTACCTCGCTTTATCAGGAAATAAAGAAATTTTATATGCCATTTCAAAAGAAAACGGCGAAGGCGGACTGGTCTCTTTTAAAAAGAATGAACGAGACGAATTTGTTCCTGTAGACGCTGTAACGGCTGAAGGAGCTCCTCCTTGCTATGTCAGTGTTGACGATGACCGTTCTTTTGTATATACCGCTAATTACCACAAAGGCGAGATCGCTGTTCTAAAAACTGATGCAGCAGGTCATTTAACGTTATTAGATACGGTTAAACATACCGGTTCTAGTATTCACGAAAACCAACAAAGCCCTCATGCTCACTATAGTGATTTAACACCTGACGGTACTTATTTGGTTGCTTGCGATTTAGGAACAGATGCCGTATACACGTATGCCATCAGTGAAAAAGGCAAATTAACTGAAGTGAGCCGCTTTGACACTGCGCCTGGGGCTGGCCCACGGCACTTAGTTTTTCATCCCAATGGAAAATTTGCCTATATCTTTGCTGAATTAAGCAGCGAGATCATTACCGTGAGTTATGAACCAGAAACAGGTGCTTTCTCGCATATCCAAACGCTCTCTACTATTCCAGTTGAATACACTGGTTTTAATGGCGGAGCAGCTATTCGCATTTCTAATGACGGCCGTTTTGTCTATGCTTCTAACCGTGGCCACGATTCAATCGCTGTCTTCGCTGTTTCAACTGAAGACGGGTCATTGAAACTGATCGAACGGGTTCCTTCTGAAGGACAAATTCCGCGTGACTTTGATTTAGACCCTTCTGGAAAATTCGCAGTGGTCGCACATCAAGATTCAGATAATTTAACGTTGTTTGAACGTAACGAAGAATCTGGAAAATTAACGTTGATTCAAAAAGACGTTTATGCACCTGAATGTGTTTGTGTATTTTTTGAATAA
- a CDS encoding VOC family protein → MIKGIHHISAFTKSATANHHFYTEILGLRFVKNTVNQQDTKIRHLFYGDYQGNPGTLLTFFEYKNIGHAYNKNNYFSTVFLNVPKGSLAYWESRLNDYSIVTEYNSCKQTLAFEDDDSLPLAFIETDETILPENATRHSDIPVAYQIIGLAEASLRVEEPEKTLNFLTNFLGLTRTKAIGQVADPATHFLTTVKPSCSTAVTRMGRGTIDHIAYSVDSSEALETLHQKAEESQLDIELYVERGYFKSLYIKEPNHLRIEIATEGPGFTLDEPVEELGKSFSLPPFLENKRAEIEAQLEDF, encoded by the coding sequence ATGATTAAAGGAATTCATCATATTTCAGCTTTTACAAAATCAGCAACTGCGAACCATCATTTTTATACAGAAATTTTGGGATTACGATTTGTAAAAAATACTGTTAATCAGCAAGACACAAAAATCCGGCATCTTTTCTATGGAGATTATCAAGGCAATCCCGGTACACTTTTAACGTTTTTTGAATACAAGAATATTGGGCATGCCTATAATAAAAATAATTATTTTTCTACTGTTTTTTTAAACGTTCCAAAGGGAAGTTTAGCGTATTGGGAATCACGGTTAAATGACTATTCAATTGTAACAGAATACAATAGTTGCAAGCAGACTTTAGCTTTTGAAGACGATGATTCATTGCCTCTTGCATTCATTGAAACAGATGAAACTATTTTACCTGAAAATGCTACCCGACATTCTGATATACCTGTTGCCTATCAAATCATCGGTTTAGCTGAAGCTTCATTACGAGTTGAAGAACCGGAAAAAACATTAAATTTTTTAACGAATTTTTTAGGTTTAACAAGAACTAAAGCTATTGGACAAGTAGCCGATCCTGCTACTCATTTCCTGACTACAGTCAAACCTAGCTGCAGCACAGCGGTTACTAGAATGGGACGCGGAACGATTGACCACATTGCGTATTCCGTTGATTCTTCAGAAGCACTTGAAACGCTGCACCAAAAAGCTGAAGAATCTCAGTTAGATATTGAATTGTATGTTGAACGGGGTTATTTCAAGAGTCTTTACATTAAGGAACCCAATCACTTGCGAATAGAGATTGCGACCGAAGGACCTGGCTTTACATTAGATGAGCCAGTGGAAGAATTGGGAAAAAGCTTTTCTTTACCCCCTTTTTTAGAAAATAAACGAGCAGAAATCGAAGCTCAATTGGAGGATTTTTAA